One window of Pseudomonas sp. FP198 genomic DNA carries:
- a CDS encoding LysE family translocator, translating to MTELWLFFMALTVAYLLPGPDMILVLQTGARQGKAAALATAVGLGIARACHVALAAMGLSVLFKTAPWTFDVVRLAGAAYLAWIGFQCLRTTLVPSFEGADADVGKRQWYQAIQRGLLTNLLNPKALLFCSVLLPQFIDPQGGPVLGQFAMLGLVLVLVGLLFDSAYALVGVVLGRWLQRSPSAQRVQQWLFGSLLIGFAVRLTFVQQS from the coding sequence ATGACAGAACTCTGGTTGTTTTTCATGGCGTTGACGGTGGCGTATCTGTTGCCCGGGCCGGACATGATCCTGGTGCTGCAAACCGGTGCCCGTCAGGGCAAGGCTGCGGCGCTGGCGACGGCGGTAGGCTTGGGGATTGCCCGGGCATGTCATGTCGCGCTGGCGGCAATGGGGCTCTCGGTGCTGTTCAAGACCGCGCCCTGGACCTTTGATGTAGTGCGCCTGGCTGGGGCCGCTTATCTGGCGTGGATCGGGTTTCAGTGTTTGCGAACCACGTTGGTGCCAAGCTTTGAAGGAGCTGACGCCGATGTCGGAAAGCGACAGTGGTACCAAGCGATACAACGCGGTCTGCTGACCAACCTGCTCAATCCCAAGGCGCTGCTGTTTTGCTCAGTGTTGCTACCGCAGTTCATCGACCCACAGGGCGGTCCGGTATTGGGGCAATTCGCGATGCTCGGTTTGGTGCTGGTCCTCGTCGGCCTGCTGTTCGACAGCGCCTACGCACTGGTGGGCGTCGTGCTCGGGCGCTGGCTTCAGCGATCGCCTTCGGCGCAACGTGTGCAGCAGTGGTTGTTTGGCAGCCTGCTGATTGGTTTTGCGGTACGGCTGACGTTTGTGCAGCAGTCGTAG
- a CDS encoding type II toxin-antitoxin system HigA family antitoxin, producing the protein MNIKPIRNQDDLNAAFARIEQLWGAEVGSAEGDELEILALLIEKYEEEHHPMPPSDPIEAIKFRMDQQGLTPRDLEPFIGSSGRVSEVLNRKRKLSLAMIKRLHDGLRIPYESLLADVA; encoded by the coding sequence ATCAACATCAAACCCATTCGCAACCAGGACGATCTGAATGCGGCCTTTGCGCGAATCGAACAACTGTGGGGCGCGGAAGTCGGTTCGGCTGAAGGCGATGAGTTGGAAATTCTTGCCCTGCTAATCGAAAAATATGAGGAGGAGCATCACCCGATGCCGCCTTCCGATCCAATTGAGGCGATTAAATTCCGGATGGATCAACAAGGCTTGACCCCGCGTGATCTGGAACCATTTATTGGTTCGAGCGGACGCGTCTCGGAAGTGCTGAACCGCAAACGAAAATTGAGCCTGGCAATGATTAAACGCCTGCACGACGGACTGCGCATTCCTTACGAAAGCCTGTTAGCGGATGTTGCTTAA
- a CDS encoding calcium-binding protein, with amino-acid sequence MAVINGTAGADALIGTAGDDEINALGGNDAIKGTAGADKIDGGAGLDTVDYSASTEGISIDLRQGTGLVGRGGDAEGDTLIGIETVIGSAFNDVLSSGPYTVIPTVQLEGGAGDDIYNINLGLTPYIIEQAGGGNDEVRVSVINANGTVLAANVERLTYVGTGAFTGYGNDSDNVITGGSGNDTLFGGAGADQFIGGAGYDIAGYTDSKQAVNINLKTGVHSGIAAGDTYTGIEVIRGSNFNDTFVGDGSGMRLDGGAGIDVIDYSGSTAGVNVDIRNGWGTAGTGGDAEGIILANIETVIGSAFNDVLSAGPYTVIPTVRLEGGAGDDIYNINLGLTPYIIEQAGGGNDEVRVSVINANGTVLAANVERLTYVGTGAFTGYGNDSDNVITGGSGNDTLFGGAGADQFIGGAGYDIAGYTDSKQAVTINLKTGVHSGIAAGDTYTGIEVIRGSNFNDTFVGDGSSIQLDGGAGIDTVDYSGSTAGVNVDIRNGWGTAGTGGDAEGIILGNIETVIGSAFNDVLSAGPYTVIPTVQLEGGAGDDIYNINLGLTPYIIEQADGGNDEVRVSVINANGTVLAANVERLTYVGTGAFTGYGNDSDNIITSGSGNDTLYGGGGADQFIGGAGYDIAGYTDSKQAVNIDLKAGVYSGIAAGDTYTGIEVIRGSNFNDTFVGDGSGMRLDGGAGIDAIDYSGSTAGVNVDIRNGWGTAGTGGDAEGIILANIETVIGSAFNDVLSAGPYTVIPTVQLEGGAGDDIYNINLGLTPYIIEQAGGGNDEVRVSVINANGTVLAANVERLTYVGTGAFTGYGNDSDNIITGGSGNDTLYGGAGADQLIGGAGYDIASYLDSKVAMDINLKTGVHSGIAAGDTYTGIEAIRGSNFNDIFYGGSSPVAHDGAAGIDLVTYEQSDSAVTIDLTNGTNIGAAAGQTYANIEMFQGSNFDDTLSGSGLKDIFIGGAGADVIDGRVGLDSAFYITSTTGISINLQTQINQGGDAEGDVLLNIEHVLGSHFNDVLVGDTGVNYLEGGLGNDVIDGGDGNDFLYGGLTSWIEPFKVDSSANGPQADILYGGGGNDTIVTTASDEGTQAYGEAGNDTITVIHGMADGGEGNDLLTGRGVGFSLSGGQGDDRLILQTGGFANGGEGDDIYTIDTPKLVTIQDDGISSGDKLVLSYIGSSELLADRIGDDLYLHRSSFAPGQAPQEGVRLKDWYAGYDTIEQIQTADMQLISLVGINTFANDMFS; translated from the coding sequence ATGGCAGTCATTAATGGAACAGCTGGCGCAGATGCACTGATTGGCACCGCAGGGGACGATGAGATCAACGCTCTGGGTGGCAACGATGCCATCAAGGGGACTGCTGGCGCAGACAAAATCGATGGTGGTGCAGGTTTAGATACTGTCGACTATTCGGCATCTACTGAAGGTATCAGTATAGATTTGCGTCAGGGCACTGGACTTGTTGGACGGGGTGGCGATGCAGAGGGGGATACGCTCATTGGTATCGAAACCGTCATAGGCTCTGCCTTCAATGACGTGCTTTCCTCTGGCCCCTACACCGTAATCCCAACGGTACAGTTGGAAGGGGGGGCCGGCGACGACATCTACAACATCAATCTGGGGCTGACCCCCTACATCATCGAACAGGCCGGTGGCGGCAACGATGAAGTCCGCGTATCGGTGATCAATGCCAACGGCACAGTCCTGGCGGCCAACGTCGAGCGCTTGACCTACGTCGGCACCGGCGCATTCACCGGTTACGGCAACGACAGCGACAACGTCATTACCGGCGGTTCGGGTAACGACACCTTATTCGGTGGCGCGGGAGCGGACCAGTTCATCGGCGGTGCCGGCTATGACATAGCGGGTTATACAGACAGCAAGCAAGCTGTGAACATCAATCTCAAGACGGGCGTGCATTCCGGGATCGCGGCAGGTGATACCTACACCGGTATCGAGGTGATCAGAGGATCGAATTTCAACGACACGTTCGTTGGCGATGGCAGCGGTATGCGACTCGACGGCGGCGCCGGGATCGACGTGATCGATTACTCGGGCTCGACTGCCGGGGTAAACGTCGATATCCGTAATGGGTGGGGAACCGCAGGCACGGGCGGAGATGCCGAAGGCATCATTTTAGCGAATATCGAAACTGTCATAGGCTCTGCCTTCAACGACGTGCTCTCCGCTGGCCCGTACACCGTAATCCCCACGGTACGGCTGGAAGGGGGGGCTGGCGACGACATCTACAACATCAATCTGGGGCTGACCCCCTACATCATCGAACAGGCCGGTGGCGGCAACGATGAAGTCCGCGTGTCGGTGATCAATGCCAACGGCACGGTCCTGGCGGCCAACGTCGAGCGCCTGACCTACGTTGGCACCGGCGCATTCACCGGTTACGGCAACGACAGCGACAACGTCATTACAGGCGGTTCGGGTAACGACACCTTGTTCGGTGGTGCGGGAGCGGACCAGTTCATCGGTGGTGCCGGCTATGACATAGCGGGTTATACCGACAGCAAGCAAGCTGTGACCATCAATCTCAAGACGGGCGTGCATTCCGGGATCGCGGCAGGTGATACCTACACCGGTATCGAGGTGATCAGGGGATCGAATTTCAACGACACGTTCGTTGGCGATGGCAGCAGTATACAACTCGACGGCGGTGCCGGGATCGATACGGTCGACTACTCGGGCTCGACTGCCGGGGTAAACGTCGATATCCGTAATGGGTGGGGAACCGCAGGCACGGGCGGAGATGCCGAAGGCATCATTTTAGGGAATATCGAAACCGTCATAGGCTCTGCCTTCAACGACGTGCTCTCCGCTGGCCCATACACCGTAATCCCAACGGTACAGCTGGAAGGGGGAGCTGGCGACGATATCTACAACATCAATCTTGGGCTGACCCCCTACATCATCGAACAGGCCGATGGCGGTAACGATGAAGTCCGCGTGTCGGTAATCAATGCCAACGGCACGGTCCTGGCGGCGAACGTCGAACGCCTGACCTACGTCGGCACTGGTGCATTTACCGGTTATGGCAACGACAGCGACAACATCATTACCAGCGGTTCGGGTAACGACACACTGTACGGGGGTGGGGGAGCGGATCAGTTTATCGGTGGTGCCGGCTATGACATAGCGGGTTATACCGACAGCAAGCAAGCTGTGAACATCGACCTCAAGGCGGGTGTGTATTCCGGAATCGCGGCAGGTGATACCTACACCGGTATCGAGGTGATCAGGGGATCGAATTTCAACGACACGTTCGTTGGCGATGGCAGCGGTATGCGACTCGACGGTGGTGCCGGGATCGACGCGATCGACTACTCGGGCTCGACTGCCGGGGTAAACGTCGATATCCGTAATGGGTGGGGAACCGCAGGCACGGGCGGAGATGCCGAAGGCATCATTTTGGCGAATATCGAAACCGTCATAGGCTCTGCCTTCAACGACGTGCTCTCCGCTGGCCCATACACCGTAATCCCAACGGTACAGCTGGAAGGGGGAGCTGGCGACGATATCTACAACATCAATCTGGGGCTGACCCCCTACATCATCGAACAGGCCGGTGGCGGCAACGATGAAGTCCGCGTGTCGGTGATCAATGCCAACGGCACGGTCCTGGCGGCCAACGTCGAGCGCCTGACCTACGTCGGCACTGGTGCATTTACCGGTTATGGCAACGACAGCGACAACATCATTACCGGCGGTTCGGGTAACGACACACTGTACGGTGGCGCGGGAGCGGATCAGCTCATAGGCGGTGCTGGCTATGACATAGCGAGCTATCTCGACAGCAAAGTAGCCATGGACATCAACCTCAAGACGGGCGTGCATTCCGGGATCGCGGCGGGTGATACCTACACCGGTATCGAGGCGATCAGAGGATCGAATTTCAACGACATTTTCTACGGTGGTAGTTCGCCCGTGGCGCACGATGGCGCGGCTGGCATCGATCTGGTCACTTATGAACAGTCTGACAGCGCAGTGACGATCGACCTGACCAACGGCACGAACATAGGGGCGGCTGCTGGTCAGACCTACGCCAACATTGAAATGTTTCAAGGCAGCAATTTTGACGACACGCTATCGGGCTCGGGTCTGAAGGATATCTTCATTGGTGGAGCCGGGGCAGATGTAATCGATGGCCGCGTAGGTCTGGACAGTGCTTTTTACATTACAAGCACAACTGGCATCTCGATCAACTTGCAGACGCAAATCAATCAAGGTGGCGATGCCGAAGGTGATGTATTGCTTAACATCGAACATGTGTTGGGCAGTCATTTCAACGATGTCCTGGTTGGAGACACGGGTGTTAATTATCTGGAGGGTGGATTGGGCAACGACGTCATCGACGGCGGGGACGGCAATGATTTCCTTTATGGTGGGCTGACTTCGTGGATAGAACCTTTCAAAGTCGATAGCTCGGCGAACGGGCCGCAGGCAGACATCCTGTACGGCGGCGGCGGTAACGACACCATCGTCACGACTGCGAGCGACGAGGGGACTCAAGCCTACGGTGAGGCCGGAAATGACACTATCACTGTGATACATGGCATGGCTGACGGTGGGGAAGGCAACGACCTGCTGACCGGTAGAGGCGTGGGCTTTTCACTGTCAGGAGGTCAGGGGGATGACAGGCTGATATTGCAGACCGGCGGTTTTGCTAACGGCGGTGAGGGTGATGATATCTACACCATCGATACTCCAAAGTTAGTGACGATTCAGGACGACGGTATCAGCAGCGGTGACAAATTGGTTTTGTCCTACATCGGTAGCTCTGAGCTGTTGGCTGATCGCATCGGCGATGACCTCTATCTGCACCGATCAAGTTTCGCTCCAGGACAGGCACCGCAAGAAGGTGTGCGCCTGAAGGATTGGTATGCAGGTTACGACACCATTGAACAGATCCAGACAGCTGATATGCAGCTCATCAGTCTGGTGGGCATCAACACATTTGCCAACGATATGTTTTCCTGA
- a CDS encoding Lrp/AsnC family transcriptional regulator translates to MKLDAFDRKILAALQRDGRLSNVQLAEEIGLSPSPCLRRVRMLEEAGVIRGYQAILDRDEVGLGMTIFVGIKVERHTDERAEAFRQAVTALPEVISAFLVSGESDFLLQVVVPDLRAYDRFVTGKLLKLPGVSDIRSNFAINTVKAPGALPLGHLPDA, encoded by the coding sequence ATGAAACTTGATGCCTTCGACCGCAAAATTCTCGCTGCACTGCAGCGGGACGGCCGGCTGAGCAACGTACAACTGGCCGAAGAAATCGGCCTGTCCCCCTCGCCATGCCTGCGCCGCGTGCGAATGCTCGAGGAAGCGGGAGTGATCCGTGGCTATCAAGCCATCCTGGATCGCGATGAAGTGGGCCTCGGGATGACCATTTTTGTCGGCATCAAGGTCGAACGGCACACCGACGAACGAGCCGAGGCATTTCGTCAGGCGGTGACCGCGCTGCCCGAAGTGATCTCTGCGTTCCTGGTGTCAGGCGAGTCGGATTTCCTGCTGCAGGTGGTGGTGCCGGACTTGCGCGCCTATGACCGATTTGTCACGGGCAAGCTGCTGAAGCTGCCGGGGGTGAGTGACATTCGCAGTAATTTTGCGATCAACACGGTGAAGGCTCCGGGGGCGCTGCCGTTGGGGCATTTGCCAGATGCTTGA
- a CDS encoding type II toxin-antitoxin system HigB family toxin: MRIIARGTLREFWESNPAYADSQTPLVEWYRHMEKATYRTPQEIKAELRTASILKGARVVFNIGGNKYRVILAIDYQRQLGFVRFVGTHAQYDQINAETV, encoded by the coding sequence GTGCGAATTATCGCGAGAGGAACCTTGCGGGAGTTTTGGGAAAGCAACCCCGCTTATGCGGATTCCCAGACGCCATTGGTTGAATGGTATCGACACATGGAGAAAGCGACCTATCGAACACCTCAAGAGATTAAGGCTGAACTCAGAACAGCCAGTATTCTCAAAGGCGCCAGGGTCGTTTTTAATATCGGCGGCAACAAATACCGAGTAATTCTGGCAATCGACTATCAGCGCCAGCTCGGCTTTGTACGGTTCGTCGGCACCCACGCCCAATATGACCAAATCAATGCGGAGACCGTATGA